Sequence from the Notamacropus eugenii isolate mMacEug1 chromosome 6, mMacEug1.pri_v2, whole genome shotgun sequence genome:
TAGAGGGAGCCTGGGGAGGGAAATTGTGGGATTGTGACCACAGGCCAAAGAGGCTAGGAAACTTAGGAATGGAGAAAGCTTTCTGGTATAGATGTCCAATCagctccccttttccctttttgctgCAAAGAAAATATATTCTCTCAATTATGTCCTACCATTGATGCCATGGTAGCTTTCCTCCCAAGGTATTCACAAAGAAATTAACTGTGCTGCCATCTggtggatggagagggagagctGTTCAAAGAAAGCAGCTTCCTGAAAAACTAATTTTCTTGTAGTGAATTTTACACTACTGAATTTTGCACTTAGATGATATGAAGACAGGCTTCCTTTCCAGGATTCACAGGCAAATTCCCCAAGCAGGTTTCATAAGgtcataagatttagaactgaggcctagaaaaaagtaacttgcccaaagtcacagaaatcctaaatggcagagctaagatttgaacacaggtccctCAAACTCCAGAAactaacattctttccactacaccatagtATCTATCCCTGTCTTCCAAAGAACTGAACTATTTTCTGATTACACGAACGAAAAAGCTATTGAGGAAGATTTGTCAATTCAACTCAACTAAGAACTTATTGCGCGCAAAGCACTCCATTGAGTGACTCAAGGAGTTTTGTCCATCAAACTTCCTTTTTCTGACAGGTGGAAAAACAGTCAATAGCCTCCACCTGCTTCCCTCATCAGGATGACTTCTTTTGTATCATTTCCCAAAGCtactgaaacataatatattcctcttttataTAATCTTGGCACAATGAAAACTGTGctagaattggagtcagaggacttgatttcaaatctggaagccttcatttctcttcccttctcagtttccttatattgaaATTTAAAGGATTGGATTAGgtggtcccttttagctctgttTCCATGACTCAATGACTAGGTGACCTGAGaggacctttccagctctaaatctgtggttcATCCCAAGATCCTCAGGTATCCAGTGTTGATGGTCTGTTTCAATGGAAAGAGGATCCACACAGACTAAGTTACACATATGTGAAGTATTGAGTAGGACCATGGTGCCCTAATTTCATAATTTTGATGAAACTGACCAGCAGTAGAGCCCTTATGAAACTGAAGCAGTGTATTGGCCCAAATGTTGAGGACAACTTTATGAGCAAGAGAGCAAGTGACCATCTAGTAGTGTCCCTGTCCCCTTCCCCAAAATCAACTCTGTCATGTtaaagatttcttccagctctttaagacttttcattttcaagattttccattaaaatgaaaatttcatcaGGAAGGGTTGTACTATTGGCAAGAGATTTCCAACTAGTCAATCTTGAAGCCTTATATGGTagatattttttacttttattttttaattactaagcatttgttttctttctcttccatactacctccatttaaaagaaaaaaaaatctcttataacaaatatgcataatcaaacaaaacaatttctcacattggccatgcccaaaaatgtctcattctacatcttCAATCCAttatctctgtcaggaggtaaatAGCACAGATTGTCATATGTCTCTGGAATCATGGTGATTCGTTCCATTGAATAAAGATTGTAAgtcttttcaatttgttttcttcacaatgttgttattgcacaaattgttttcctgattctttccacttcactatgcatcagtccattcaagtcttcccaggtttctctgaacccatttctttcatcatttcttatggcacaatagtattccaattaTACTCATGTGTTGTTCAACCCTTCCCCAAATGAGTTTacagttctttgccactgcaaagaGATATACTATACATCTTTTTGTACAAATGggccctcttcctctttttttgatcttttggAATATAGACCCACCTAGGCTTGTTTCTATCATAATCCCACTCTACCTCCTTGGTGACGTTTCCCAGGATTCGTAGAGGGAGTTAGACCTCAGTTGCCATCTCTCCcatgaaaggaatccccactctTCCCAAAAGAAATCCCTACAAAAGATCATCCACTCACCAATCCTTAAAGACTTTACTGTCAACAATATCACCACCTCCATTCTTTACTCCAGCATTTAAGGGGAATAGAAGTTAGCTCttcttttctgtctgtctgtctgtctgtctgtctctctctctctctctctctcacacacacacacacacacacacacacacacacacgcacacacacaaaataataaCCTCTTTTACTACTGGTgataccttgggcaagtcatttcatctcttcaggtctcactttcctcttttgtaaaataaaatttggattagatgaccaccAAGGCCCCTGCTAGCTCCaaacctatgatcctgtgaacctGTGTTGTCACAGCCAAATGAAAGTTAGGCCCTGAGGTACAGAGACAAAGAGTGGAGTCTATGATGgtaagagaagaggggaagtgagagaagaCCGAAGCAGACGTCTCCTGCTTCACATTTTGCCTGGGGCCAGACTTCATTAAGACACCTTTTTTCCTCATGGCAGTTATATGGTAAAATAACTGCAAGCAAGAACTGTCTTCATAAGTAACTAGATATGGCAGATAGTGGACTTCTTTCAATGGACCTGGGGTGTCTTTAGTGTGAACTCCCTTCTGGGAAGCCCTTCAGAGCCCATCCTTGCCTGCCAACATTCTGTGACTATTGACTCATCATGCCATCAATCTCCCGCAAGATCTCCACCTAACCACCAAGATCTTGCTGCAGTGCCTGGATACCAATGCAGCACACAGCTCATCCTATCAGTTTTCTATCACATGATcagcccatctttttttttcccctcagtcatCCATCTCTCTGATTACATCATTTTTGCCACTTCCCTCGcacaattcctcatttgtaatgggCTGCAGAGCACGCTCACACCCACCATGCACCTCTCCATTGCACTTTCTCTGACCCTTGCAAGACTGTGGTATTTCATGACTCTCAGCCATACAGAGTCACAGAAAGAATattgttgttaaaaaaaagatgggcctttgtttcaagaAGAAGCTTTGAGGGGAGGGGAGTCATAAAAACCACTGCATAGTTTCCCCAAATCAATCAAGCTcgccctccttctccccttcaacTCATGGGCCCACATTATCAAGGAACTTAGTATACATTTTTTGTTGATGACAAGATCAAAACACAACCATCAGGTTCTCTCATTTTCTCACCTCAGATATTAAAGTGAATTTAATCAATTTAGTATCAGATGCACtaagaaaaaatactccaaaGATTATTTGTAACCAATAACAATGCTGACATGGATAGAATACTTGTGGCTTAAGAAATCTGTagtaaaggggcagctaggtggtgaagtggacagaatactggccctggagtcaggaggacctgagttcaaatccagtcgcAGACACTTgaatcttactagctgtgtgaccctgggcaagtcacttaacctgatcgcttccccctccaaaaaaaaaatatctgagaACTATTTCTCAAATCAAagttcctgggttcaaatcctacctccaccACTGATCACCTGTGTGATATTGAGCAAATCATTGTAAAAGGAATGGATTAACAGTAGCCTCGGGCccctttctaactctaaagttATGAGCTATCCTGTCTTCCAGTCCTTCCTTTGCTATGGATTCTGTGTGTGAACTCAGATCTccacttcataggatcatagagtagAAGAGTCAGCAGTTTCCTTATGAGGCTAGAAAATCTTAACTATAAAGATATTTGAGTACTAAggaggcattttaaaaattaattttaattaaattttattaattaattccaAGGAATCTCTGGACTTACTAAACAAAAGATGTTCATTGAACACTTGTCcactgtttgacttttaaatttcttGTTAAATTCCACCCTGTGTCTTTCAGACATCAGCAAGTTGGCTTCCTTAAAACTTTCGTGTTGAATTCCTTTGTCTGAAAAATTTGTCCCACAAACTCAAACCAGCTCCCAACAgcatttaaaaattcttcctaAAAGATGAGAAGcaatgctctccctctctccctccctctctccctctccctctctctctctctttctctctctctctctctctctctccctctctccctctctccctctctccctctctccctctctccttctctccctctctccctctctctctccctctctctctccctctccctctatctccctctctctctctctgtctctctccccccctctctctccctctctctctctccttctctctctctctctctctctctctctctctctctctctctctctctctctctctctctccctctctccctctctctctccctctccctctctctctctctgtctctctccccccctctctccctctctctctctccttctctctctctctctctctccctctctccctttcatttccctttccctctccctccctccctccttcctctgtctctctctgtgtgtctttgtcattgtctgtttctctctctctacccctccctttcccattctccccctccctctctctatctagGCACATTTCTGTTCCTGAGtgaaacttctttttctttctactggCCAACGTAGATGACATTTGACCAAGCACAAAACTAACCCTAGGCTAGGGctaaaacagatttttttccctacattCTCCTTTCATGTCTCTGGCACGTACAGAAAACTCAGAAGAGACCAAGGTGTCTTCTAAGCTCCTCTAGTTAGTCATTTCTCTCACCTTCCTACAGGGAAAGGCATTTGCTTGAAaggaaactaaataaataaaacagtagAGATGACCTGCTTCTATCCTTTGCTAAGGCAAGGGAGGAACAAACCCACCTCCTGCTACCCTTGCTTTAgaaaaggcagatcagctccagAAGAAGTTGACATCCTTCACACCTTCCATTGCGTTTTCTCAGTGGCTGCTCAGCCACGTGGAGTTCAAccaaatttaacaaacatttaagtcCCTACTGTGCGCCTACCCTGTGCTTGCACACGCAGATTCCCACAATCGTCTTCAGTGCCACAAAACAGGTTTTTCTTCTGTGTATGAGTCAATGACAGTGCATTCGCATTGTTGTCTTAAAACTCACCACCATTTAGCCTCCACACATAACCCAGACCAGACTTCATCCATCAAAAACAGGACTAAAGCAGAGAGAGCCAGAAATGGATGAACACATTCATTCTGGTGGCATTTGCTTTTCTCTTGTGTAAACCAGGTGATGATTGAGAGGGATTTGCTCTTTGCCTCACTCCTTGTGGCTTTTTATAatccaaagggaaaggggatcCAGGGTTCCTGAACTGTCACCTTTCAGCTAGCTATGAAAAGACATCAGAAACTACGTATTGTACTCTCTCCAAGTTCATTTTATTCTCCCAAGTTCAAAAACTAGCAAATGTAGGCTTCTTGTTTTCAGACTACATGTTGGTCATCCAATAATATTCATTTGGCACGAATATATTTAGAATCTACTATGTGCAGCGTACTTCAATGAGGAGTCTTTAGCACAGGCCATATAAAAGTTGCCTCTGGATGCAACGCCCCATAGCCAAACATAGCTTGTTTTCTTTGGATTTACAAATAAAAACACTACCTGGTGGTGGGAAAAAGTAGATGTGGATTTAGAGCAGAAGTAGATATGAATTTGTATGACCTAAAGATTAAAGTATCTCAGGAAAGGTTACTAAGCAGAAATTAATGTAGATACTAGCCCTGCATGAggctaaatataaatatatgagtCATTACCTGTTCAAGAGCAGGTCACACAACCTTGGACATTAAAGCCAGTTTTATTGAAAGATGGAATGTAGacgggaaggaaaaaaaggaggtttgggggagaaaaaaaaacaggcaagCTGAAAACCAGAAGGGAACTTCAACTCCCAGGAGTCCGGACATCCACCACAGCATCCCCATCAGGTAGGGAGCTAAATCTTTATGGAGATCAACTCAGgtagaatagaaatggaaaggaaagtgaTCAAAAAATTAATCATGCCAAAACATAATGCAGAGGGCTGTAAACCAACCAAAGCAGCTTTTCAGAAGTACAGCTTTGGAGGAAAACCAtatttcttatccccttcctctgaGACATGTAAATTCAAGCACAGGAAGGATTTCTAGGAGCTCCTAGGTTGGATGGCTAAGTTCCAAGGCTGGGGGCCAATCGCTATTTCATTCCCAGGCTGATTCTGACCCCTGGTCATGACTTGTGAGCAGAGCCTCCCAGAGCCAACAAGGAGTTTGCTCCCAGGGCCACTCTTGACCTCTTTTTCTTTGAGACCTTTGGAAACTGTCCTTCAAAGAAGGATGCTAGgctttttcttttacaaagaaaactatCTCTCATCAAACAAGTGAAGCTACCCCACTTCTTGTAGTCACCATGAGTGTTTTGAAAGGAAGGATTCCACTCACCCCAGAGATACAGCTAGGGTAAAAGAACAAAGCAGGGATGGAAAGGAGCAGGGCTAGCACCAAGAAGGGATTTTCCACAGTATTTCATCTCAGTCATGATTATCCAGCAACTGATCTGTGAATAAGCAGAAGCAGATGGCCAAAAGGCGGGAAGCAGGGACTAGGAGGAAATTGATTTggaaatgaggtaatgtatgtgAAAAGTGCTGTAAGCAAACATAAAGTCCATTCCAACCTAGTAATGTTCCCCTGCCCTGAGCTCTTACTGGACTTATTGTCTGTTCCATAAATTGGATTATTAGTTATCTTTGTGTGTGCTCATGTCCCCCCAACTCTTGGGGGACACACTCAAAGGCATGGACTTCATTCTATGCTTTGCCACCTTCCCTATCCCACACACTTACCTCCACCATCATCATAGCTAGCTCAGAGCCTTATGCAAATTGacactttataaaaaaaaatgttgatgaaGTAATTGATTAGCAAAACTGAGGTCTTTTTATATGGAATTATAATCTTAAGGCATAATCATTGAATTATGAATTAGCCAAGTCACtggattctctttttttccatttcctagaTTTGAATGATAGCTCTGCCAGAAAATGAGTTAGGGGCCAAGAGAGGACACAAAAATCCCAGTACTTTTCTCTACTTGAAAGGGTTTAAACTAATGACTAATGTGTGGTTTGAGGATTATCCTTGGACTTTATTTATTCATGAGATTCCTTTCCCTTATAACCATAGACAatatgatttgtttgtttttaaagtatcCAGTCCCTTTCTTTATGGATAGAGTGGTAGAGTATTCTGGGAAATATGTCTTTGAcattgggagaggggagagaagagtcTGAGAATAGTGTAGTTAGCCCTTAggaccataggatcataaatttctatttagaagggaccttaaaatccaacttcctcattttatagatggggaaagcAAAGCCCAGGGAAGTCAAATGCTTTGTTCAAGGACACATGGGTAGAAGGTTTCAAAGTTAcagttcaaacccaggtcctctgaatctaaATTGAATCCTATTTTCTCTATGCCACATGGGTTTTCGAGTAATAAagaccaaaagaaggaaaattgtTTAAATAGAGCCAGCTCAAAGAAAACTGAGCAGGAGAATGTGTGCCCAGAAAATAGAAAGCCAAATCAAAGGTAATTCTGTGAGTAGATCCATGAAAGCTACTAAGTTAGAGATGCTTTGAGGCCAGAAGTTTTGACCTAGAATGAAGGGTTGACTGTGGAGTCAACCTCTCTAGACAGAGAAAGCCTCTCTTTTCCAGTCCAGTAGAGTGCTGAATGAGATGTCATTGACTTCAGGGTGATGATTAGAAGGCTAAACTAGGACgagaaactgaaaacaattagaaaagtATGTAGCCAGAAACTaccagaacaaaggacagcattatatatgcataatgtttgctgaattgcaTTGTTAATGGTATATAATTTATAGTTCATGAATTACTCACACTGTAGTTAACAGTTAAATAGTTAAAGTTTCACAGTGATCAAGGAAAATTTTTGaacattattttgaaattaattCAAAAAAATGTACTATGCTAATTTTAAGATTTTCCTAGTTGCTGACAATTTCTTTTACTGATACAAAAGCATAAAATTCAGGTATATGTTAGGAATGGCATTTgatccagaggaaaaaatgggtatAGAGGAAATAGCGGGGGAAGTAACTTGGGGGGAAAGGGTGAGATGGATCCAAATTCATCTTCACaatctttttaaaagcaaaaagaatcaTCCATCAGTAGCAAAGTAGATCTTCCAGTTACTATAGCTAAAAGTTTTCATCTCTTGGCAAACAGTCATCTTTTGCTGAGCCCGTCTTCATCCTTTCCTATTTAATAGGACTTGGTAGGTCTTATATTTAACTACTATAGTCTTTGAAaatccagggtcacctccacagaAGAAATGGGAATGATGTAACTAAAAACTTACAGCCATTTACTACTGGAATTCCTTATAGAAATTGGCAGTAAACCCCTGGAGATCCATAGTCTTGAGGTCCATGTCATGAGATCTCCCTATAATGAGCCTCCTTATAACAAGGTATTTTTTGGTCCTGCAGCTAAACCTCATTGATAAACCTACCTTTAACCAAATGTTGGCCATTGCCTTGGTTCTTCCTGTGTCTTCACTGGGAAGTGTGGAATAGTAGAGAAACACCAAATTTCTAATTAGAGGATGTGTGCTTGAacccagctttgccacttactctACACCATTCACACAAttagggttggatgagatgatctctaaggtctttccaagctctaaatctatgtcctAATAGGCAGTAGTGTTGAAGCTAGCTTGTACTACCTCTTACGAGCCAACTGTTCAATTTTTAGGGTGAGTGTTTACATAGCAGAAATCATATATGCTACTACAAATTAAAGCTTGATTGTTTACacataagaaagtgatggagaaaatgttaataatggagattaaacttaaaagtgcgtCCAGCATACatttcagagagccagttgttaaatactTACCAGGACACCCTTTTCTATAGACTTATAAATCAGTGAAAGAAATCTTTATGGTAATGAGTGTCTCATATTTTAGACTTAAATGTTTGACTCTTCAACTTTGGGTCTTTGGGAGAAAGATATAACATAATCACCACCTCAGATCTTCATTTTCCCCCCTcttctttatatttcctttttcagatggTAACAAAAGATTATCCAGATGGGGTGCAGGTGCTGTAAAATGATACAAAGGTAAAGTAGAACAAAGATTTCtatctgaaaaaaacaatttgaggtCATAAGAAAGCCATGTTTCTTAATTTAGTGTACCATTCAGAAACACTTACTTTTCAAGTTCTGAAGGAATTGTTTATTGAAGATAAGCTAAGAGTTGCTATACATATGATAtcagtaataaaaaaaagtttcagcCTATATTTTCAAAGTATTATGTTGATCAGCATTATAATTTTATCCACAATTATAATTTAATTGGGGGGAGGAGAACTGGAGGAAGTAACCATCCTCTCAATTACCTAGCCAGAATGGGGTAAGAATATCATTCTTTTGAGGCAGAATATGATTTGAACTTGGCATTTCCCAAGTAGCTtctatgcaattaaaaaaaaaaaatctggacttTCCATAGCTGGTATCTGCACCTTAAATTTCATTAGTTCAAAATGGATTGAttcaaactaaaaatgaatttatcCAGACACATGTATTTGATTCAAAGAGAAATTTATACCAGCTTGAAAGACTTTCTAATCATAGAAGATTAGATTAGcattaatgaaaaatgaaagattgaGAAAGTTATTAATGTTGCACATACTTTCAGATGAGATCATTGTATTAtttgacttgttttaatttgttacAAGAAACTTCTCACAAAGTAGGAGTGATATATAAACGTTTGTAGTGTAAGAACAAAGCACATCAATAAAGCTTTTTACAAATGGTAGTGGTATTAAGAATCTAAACCCCTGGGttttctcaatcttttttccTAGCTATTTCTTTGATCCAGTTCATGCGCCACCTACTGGGTATGTCAATGAAGTAAACATTGACAAGTCAGAAGAAGAAGATGGTATGAAAATCAACGGCAAAGAGAACAGTGAAACATTAGTACATAAAAATGACCTTCAGAATGAGGAGCTACAGAGGACTGAAACCAAAAACAGACTGAATAGCGCACAGGAGCCTTTTTGGCATCATCGAGGACCTCCGATCCATGAGGATCATGCAGGTAACTCTGTGACAGAGACTGACCCTACTCTCAATGGAATTGGTTCCAATACTGCCGTATCCCCTGATGTAAATCCCAGTCTtagccaagaaaaagaaatcactcCTCATGAGAGTGGCAGTGGGTCTTTGGCTAGGGCTGCAAGTGATGGTGACCCTGCTGAACACTTTGTTAAAGAAAGTGACCCAGGGGGAAAAGATCCTATGCATCAAGCTACAGAAGAGACTCAAGTCATCCTAAATGGAGATTCCCAAGCTTCAGGAGAAAGTGCATCCTCCTCAGGAAGTAACCACATGTTGGAAGTCCAAAACCACATCCTACCGCTCCCAGTCCCTGACTACCCTCAAGTTGAAGTACAAGTGATAAACCAGATTGCTGATGAAAATTATTCTTTTCTGAGTAACCACATCCAGGCTGAGCCAATGGATGGAGTGGATTATGCAAATGGAGATCATATCTCAGACCTGTCTTTTTCTAAAAGGAGAAGCTGGAATTCATTAAATGAAGCCATTAAGACTGAGGCCTTAACCATTAACTTTAATGAGGACGTATCTGAACATGACTGGAGTCCTGAACAGGAGGATGCTGCTGTGGCAGAAGCCCTTGCAGCCTTGGAAGCTGCCACTGCGGGAGAGGATGGTGAAGAGGGGTACTAGAAGGAAAGGGTTACCTCATACATACATCAGCTAGTAGACTCATTCCTCCTCATTACCTGTTGGGCCAGATCCTATAGGTAACTAGGCTACTGCCTGGAGGTACACTGAGTATTTGGAGGTGCATTAGTTTCTTTGGATAAAGAATCTGTCATTCAggtcattaaaataataatgcaTTATATCAAACTGGGACAGCTTGAAACTTTTATGGTGATATCAAGTATAGAAGGAGAATCAACAAACTTAtctcagcacttagcccagtgcctggcacatagtaggagcttaataaatactaattgactGACTAACTAATTCCCAAATCCCAGCTTAGGCACCTTTccagtaaaatgaaaatgatctgtggtaaacatgttttaaaaaaaacaactataaaatCTAAGCACGTTCTCTCCCTCCAACAAAAAGCATAATAAAATCTCATCAATTACCAAACACCAACCTGGTCTTTATTGGGCCTAGGCTGGGCCAGCCTCTTCTAAATCATATCCTCATGGTCTAAAAGAGCTAATGCATTCCTTGGAAGTCTCTAATGTATATCTAGAGCGTGGCTTACTTTCAGGTAGGAATCAGGCCCATAATTAATCAGTTACTATTTGTTGAACTAATTAAATCAGACAGTCTTGGAGGTAAAGCAGAATTAATCCATGAGTAAATGATTAGCCCTCAGTTGGGTATTGCAGACACCTTGACCTTAACTTTCTTCACGTTACTATACCTATCTCTTTTAAAGATTGGAGATGGGATTCCAAATGGTAGCTATTACTCCTCAGATTTTGTTTAAACTTCTTCGTTGGCCTCAGATTGAAGAGCTAGCAGTGATG
This genomic interval carries:
- the PGCKA1 gene encoding uncharacterized protein C4orf19 homolog, which produces MGCRCCKMIQSYFFDPVHAPPTGYVNEVNIDKSEEEDGMKINGKENSETLVHKNDLQNEELQRTETKNRLNSAQEPFWHHRGPPIHEDHAGNSVTETDPTLNGIGSNTAVSPDVNPSLSQEKEITPHESGSGSLARAASDGDPAEHFVKESDPGGKDPMHQATEETQVILNGDSQASGESASSSGSNHMLEVQNHILPLPVPDYPQVEVQVINQIADENYSFLSNHIQAEPMDGVDYANGDHISDLSFSKRRSWNSLNEAIKTEALTINFNEDVSEHDWSPEQEDAAVAEALAALEAATAGEDGEEGY